The proteins below come from a single Drosophila miranda strain MSH22 chromosome Y unlocalized genomic scaffold, D.miranda_PacBio2.1 Contig_Y1_pilon, whole genome shotgun sequence genomic window:
- the LOC117191153 gene encoding guanylate kinase-associated protein mars-like: MIEALGEISNLSPVGPMSSHRDSKAKRKFDFSRYSLIKPAAEESLILDPYLAKDPDDKEQENSTLKAAAEQTPPRRISDEKPNYLSPYVSVSRGKVNSRCDREKRNSMYLPGEEYPVANRRALESVLYFRIQLENEIRRLRDICSEWEAYSRENEAHLVETGGIDMINVAIGQTNLLSTKKLMQFSGLIDRCGA, encoded by the exons ATGATAGAAGCCTTGGGTGAGATTTCAAATCTGAGTCCAGTGGGTCCAATGAGCAGCCACCGAGATTCGAAAGCGAAGCGGAAATTTGACTTTTCTAGGTACTCTTTGATAAAACCGGCAGCTGAAGAGAGTTTGATCTTGGATCCATATCTGGCTAAGG ATCCAGATGATAAAGAACAAGAAAATTCTACTCTGAAGGCAGCTGCGGAGCAAACCCCTCCTCGCAGGATTTCCGATGAGAAGCCCAACTACTTAAGTCCATATGTGAGCGTCTCGCGCGGTAAAGTCAACTCTCGCTGTGATCGTGAGAAGCGAAACAGCATGTATTTGCCCGGTGAGGAGTATCCTGTTGCCAATCGGCGGGCCCTCGAGTCGGTGCTCTACTTTCGCATACAGCTGGAGAATGAGATTCGACGACTGCGAGATATCTGCAGCGAGTGGGAAGCCTATAGCAGGGAGAATGAGGCGCATCTGGTTGAGACGGGCGGCATAGATATGATCAATGTGGCCATTGGACAGACAAATTTGCTCTCTACCAAGAAATTGATGCAGTTCAGCGGTCTGATTGACCGTTGCGGGGCGTGA
- the LOC117191157 gene encoding guanylate kinase-associated protein mars-like produces MLRLQSENVDKRFDNLKRWKKNNWQDPDAVEESKIPAKPVAKPKSKLGNNLNAKPKVKASSNLMQLLRKAHAEMKKAKADVVSADDAPQTPSRSSTQRVIVVRDRRSFSPARTVLRMSVGESRSSNGGNTLLKSAILAAAEQNALNHTPLPIRDASRF; encoded by the coding sequence ATGCTGCGACTCCAGAGTGAGAATGTTGACAAGCGCTTTGATAACTTGAAGCGATGGAAAAAGAACAATTGGCAGGACCCCGATGCAGTTGAGGAATCGAAAATACCAGCCAAGCCTGTGGCCAAACCAAAGTCTAAGCTGGGCAACAATTTAAACGCTAAGCCCAAGGTCAAGGCCAGCAGTAACTTGATGCAATTACTCCGCAAGGCCCATGCTGAAATGAAAAAGGCTAAGGCGGATGTGGTATCAGCGGACGATGCCCCGCAAACTCCATCTCGCAGCAGCACTCAGCGTGTGATCGTAGTACGCGACCGTCGGTCCTTCTCTCCTGCTCGCACCGTCCTGCGTATGTCTGTAGGCGAGAGCCGTTCTTCCAATGGTGGCAACACTCTGCTCAAGTCTGCTATATTGGCCGCAGCCGAACAAAACGCTCTTAATCATACCCCCCTCCCAATAAGGGACGCCAGTCGATTCTGA
- the LOC117191137 gene encoding uncharacterized protein LOC117191137 produces the protein MSAYNLRSKQKMTRRTPPPGNLQGQMQGGDTQGAEGREDDSWNLPGQSNALPSEILSGVNVAIAQAQETWRGSMADTLSRTLQEEIRRGFMELMGAITEVMAPLRQNVELIQDLRLERDQGENNDNNNGDQQPLAHLRQKPNTGTMPKRPKDDDAWNSQSPPRKPARLSQNWRRGIADADLDPGAGRQRRETSGDGGGPTDLPPYERRDDWRGARWGRVDKWEIHFDGDGDPNKMTVQDFVFRVEFLRRQNRRSWDEVLDNFHHLVKGQAAEGYWQFVRERPPEGWEDLKDELVSRFRAVGGEFERLRTLHERRQQSGESVEEYFRAMRRLAARLTTPLVESEMVRVLKKGLDDEIARYVYAIRVRNVEQLREECLEVEYHFRGREQKSTFRPVPKFQSAGKRVEELEPETEFLDEDEARMVEETHLANKPRLCCWNCGQFDHGFRDCVAKERKIFCYRCGKPEMFTPTCPNCSGNARAGMMKAGDQRSGQKPAKK, from the coding sequence ATGAGCGCGTACAACTTGCGGTCTAAGCAGAAAATGACTCGCAGGACTCCTCCACCAGGTAACCTCCAAGGACAGATGCAAGGCGGGGACACACAGGGCGCTGAGGGGCGTGAAGACGACAGCTGGAATTTGCCAGGCCAATCGAACGCACTGCCCTCCGAGATTCTCTCAGGAGTAAATGTCGCCATAGCGCAAGCACAGGAGACGTGGAGAGGCAGCATGGCAGATACTCTGAGTAGGACGTTGCAGGAGGAGATCCGTCGCGGCTTTATGGAGCTGATGGGGGCCATAACAGAGGTGATGGCGCCTCTTCGCCAGAACGTGGAATTGATCCAAGATCTGAGATTGGAAAGAGACCAGGGTGAAAACAACGATAATAATAATGGCGATCAGCAGCCTCTAGCTCACCTCAGGCAGAAGCCGAACACAGGGACCATGCCCAAAAGACCCAAGGACGATGACGCATGGAATTCACAGTCGCCTCCAAGGAAGCCGGCGAGGTTGAGCCAGAACTGGCGCCGAGGAATAGCCGATGCGGACCTGGATCCAGGTGCTGGAAGGCAGAGACGGGAGACATCAGGAGACGGCGGAGGTCCAACAGATCTGCCACCATATGAAAGGAGAGATGATTGGAGAGGAGCGAGATGGGGGCGCGTCGACAAATGGGAAATCCACTTCGACGGAGATGGAGATCCAAATAAGATGACGGTGCAGGACTTCGTGTTCAGGGTCGAGTTCCTCCGTAGGCAGAACCGACGGTCGTGGGACGAGGTCCTTGACAACTTTCACCATCTCGTCAAAGGACAAGCGGCGGAGGGGTATTGGCAATTTGTCCGAGAACGGCCTCCGGAAGGATGGGAGGATTTGAAGGACGAGTTGGTGTCCCGGTTCCGAGCAGTGGGTGGCGAGTTCGAGCGGCTACGCACCTTGCATGAGCGAAGGCAACAATCTGGCGAATCTGTGGAAGAATATTTTAGAGCGATGCGCAGACTGGCGGCTAGACTCACCACACCTTTGGTTGAGTCCGAAATGGTGCGAGTCTTGAAGAAGGGGCTCGATGATGAGATCGCCCGCTACGTTTACGCGATCCGAGTCCGGAACGTGGAGCAGCTGAGGGAAGAGTGCCTGGAAGTGGAGTACCACTTTCGCGGACGCGAGCAGAAGTCGACGTTCCGTCCTGTGCCGAAATTCCAATCAGCCGGGAAGCGAGTGGAGGAGCTAGAGCCGGAAACGGAGTTTCTGGATGAAGACGAAGCAAGGATGGTGGAAGAAACTCACCTGGCGAACAAACCCAGGCTGTGTTGCTGGAATTGCGGCCAGTTCGACCACGGATTCCGAGACTGCGTGGCGAAGGAACGCAAAATATTCTGTTACCGCTGCGGGAAACCAGAAATGTTTACTCCAACGTGTCCCAATTGCTCGGGAAACGCACGAGCGGGCATGATGAAAGCGGGAGATCAGCGCTCGGGACAGAAGCCCGCGAAGAAATGA
- the LOC117191149 gene encoding guanylate kinase-associated protein mars-like isoform X1 — protein MAARRRNPSRQRIWNMLRLQSENVDKRFDNLKRWKKNNWQDPDAVEESKIPAKPVAKPKSKLGNNLNAKPKVKASSNLMQLLRKAHAEMKKAKADVVSADDAPQTPSRSSTQRVIVVRDRRSFSPARTVLRMSVGESRSSNGGNTLLKSAILAAAEQNALNHIPPPNKGRQSILKKPGTSKRESRGVRSLLDLTIKRISQNFAPHPSAPTKDENLLHPQYCTFEKTKNAES, from the coding sequence ATGGCAGCGAGGAGACGAAACCCGTCCAGGCAGAGGATCTGGAACATGCTGCGACTCCAGAGTGAGAATGTTGACAAGCGCTTTGATAACTTGAAGCGATGGAAAAAGAACAATTGGCAGGACCCCGATGCAGTTGAGGAATCGAAAATACCAGCCAAGCCTGTGGCCAAACCAAAGTCTAAGCTGGGCAACAATTTAAACGCTAAGCCCAAGGTCAAGGCCAGCAGTAACTTGATGCAATTACTCCGCAAGGCCCATGCTGAAATGAAAAAGGCTAAGGCGGATGTGGTATCAGCGGACGATGCCCCGCAAACTCCATCTCGCAGCAGCACTCAGCGTGTGATCGTAGTACGCGACCGTCGGTCCTTCTCTCCTGCTCGCACCGTCCTGCGCATGTCTGTAGGCGAGAGCCGTTCTTCCAATGGTGGCAACACTCTGCTCAAGTCTGCTATATTGGCCGCAGCCGAACAAAACGCTCTTAATCATATCCCCCCTCCCAATAAGGGACGCCAGTCGATTCTGAAAAAACCAGGGACCAGCAAGCGTGAAAGTCGTGGAGTTAGAtctctgttagatctcactataaaacgtatatctcagaatttcgccccacacccttccgcccccacaaaggacgaaaatctgttgcatccacaatattgcacattcgagaaaactaaaaacgcagaatcatag